Below is a genomic region from Streptomyces ferrugineus.
AACAGCATTTACCCAGCTAGATGGCGCTAAATTGATGCAATGACCCTGCGGTCGAATGCAACGTCACGTTGCAATGAACCCGCGATGAAGGCAACCGGGGCACTCCCGGTCGGGGCGGCCGAGCCTCAGTCGTGCGGGGTGCGCAGGGCCAGCAGGGCCATGTCGTCGTGGCCGTCGCCGGGGTGGTGGTCGGCGAGGAACCGCACGAAGTCGTCCGGCGGCAGGTCGACGTGGCTCGCGGCGAGTTCGGCGAGCCGGGCGAGGCCGTGGTCGATGGGGTGGTCGGGGTGTTCGACGAGCCCGTCGGTGAAGAAGAGCACGGTGGCCCCGGCGGGCATGGGACGGGTGTGGTCGGGACGGTCCTGGCCAAGGTCGACGCCGAGCGGCAGGCCGGGCTCGGCGTGGAGATACGCCACGTGCCGGTCGGGGCCGATCAGCAGCGGGGGAAGGTGGCCGGCCGTGCTCCAGTGCAGCCTCCAGCCGTCCTCCGCGGGCTCGATGCGGGCGAGGCAGGAGGTGGTGACCGGGAGATCGGTGATGGCGTGCAGAGTGCGGTCGAGCTGGGTGAGGACGCCGCTGGGCGGCGTGAAGCGGTCGAACAGCAGGGCGCGCAGCATGCTGCGGGTCTGGGCCATGGCGGCGGCCGCGCGCGTGTCGTGGCCGACGACGTCGCCGATCACGACGGCGCAGGCGTTGTCGGGCAGCCAGAGGGCGTCGTACCAGTCGCCGCCGAGGTGCCCGGGAGCGAGAGCCGGGCGGTAGATGGCCGCGGCGGTGAAGGGGTGCAGATCAGGCAGGGTGGGCAACAGAAGCCGCTGGAAGTGTTCGGCACTGTCGCGGATCTGCTCGAACAGGCGGACGTTCTCGATCGCGATGCCGGCGGCGCCGGCCAGGGCGACGACGATGTCCTCGTCGTCGCGGTCGAAGGGCCGGCCGTCACGGCGTTCGGACAGGTAGAGGTCTCCGTAGATGGTGCCGCGCACGCTGATGGCGACGCCCAGCAGGGTGCGCATACGGGGGTGTCCGGGCGGGAACCCGGTGGAGGCGGGGTGGGAGGGGATGTCGTCGACGCGCAAGGGCTCGGGGTGGTGGATCAGATGCCCCAGGACTCCGCGGCCCCGGGGGAAGTCGATGCCGGCCAGGTCACCGCGCTCGGACTCCGACAGGCCCGCCGTGATGAACTGCGCGAGCTGCCCACCGGATTCGTCCAGCACCCCCAGCGCCCCGTAGCGTGCGCCGACCAGGTCCATGGCGGTGGTGACGATGCGGTGCAGCACCGCGGGCAGATCCGTCTCCTGACTGATCGCCAGCACCGCGTCCAGCAGTCCCTGCAGCCGGTCCTTGGCGGTGGCAAGCTCCCGCAACTGCGCGGCGATCTGCTCCAGCTCGACGCCCGGCCGCGGCGTGGCTCCGGAGTCCGGCGGCCGTCCCGGTCCCCCTCCCTCGCCGCCCGCCGTCATGGACATCCGACGATCTCGGCGGCCGCGGCGGCACCGGCGGTCCCGCCGGGGGTCATCCGCCCGTGCCATTCGTCGTCCGCACGCGATCTGTGCACCCCCAGCCTCCCGACAGGACCGTGACCAACCCGCACAGGGTGGCGCAGCCAGACGGTCCAACCAGCCCATTACTCCGCAAGCGGCATGTTCCCCACCGTCATACGAGGTGGCGGGATCCGTTCCCCGGCCCGACGCACGTCTCACCCGAAGCGGTCGCCCCGTCGCGTCCGGACACGGGTGGTGACCGCCGCCAAGTACGCGGCGTATGTCTCCCGCTGGTTCCACGAAAACATGACGGTACGAGAGTTGTTCGCCATGGACTTCTGCGCCTGGCCGCTCGCGAAACGGAGCGGCTCCTGGTCCTGCGCGGTGGCGAGCTGTACATATCCGTTGACGAGACGGCTGGGCTCCTTGGACCGAACCGTGACGACATCGGCGAGGGGGATCACACAGTCCCTGGCGCCGCCGGCCTTCCCCATGAGCTTGCGCTTGATCTCGGCACGATCGGCATGGAGCGTCACGGTCGCGGTGTACCCCTTGAACACAAGTGGTCCGAGGTCCCACTCCTGGAGGGCGAGTCGCCCGGTCCATTGGGCGACCACGGCGGCGATCTCCTCCTGGGTCACGAAGGCGCCCTGCAGCCGGACGGGCTCGTTCGCGTCCGTCGGCAGGAAGAGCCCGTCGCCGCGGCCCATGAGCTTCTCGGCACCCGGCCGGTCGAGGATGATCTGCGAGTCGACGAGCGAGGAGGTGCCGAACGCGAGCCGCGAGGACAGCTTCGCCCTGATCAGATCGGTGACGACACCGGTCGCGGGCTCTTGCGTGGCGAGCACCAGATGGATGCCGACCGTGTGTGCGAGCCGCGCGATGGGCACGATCGCGTCCTCGACCTTGCGCGGCGGGGCCGTCATCAGGTCGGCGAGTTCGTGGACGACGACCAGAAGGTACGGGTGCGGCCGCACCCGCTGCCGATCGCCCTCGGGGGCGCTGACGCTCCCCTCGCGCGCAGCCCGGTTGAAGTCGTCGATGTGCCGGTAGCCGTACGTCGCCAGATCGTCGTAGCGAAGATCCATTTCGCGCACGATCCACTGGAGCGCTTCGACGACCCGGTTTCCGTCGGTGATGACCGGCGTGATGAGGTGCGGGATGTCCTTGTACGCCGTCAACGCGACGCGCTGGGGGTCGACGAGCATCATGCGGACGTCCTCCGGGGTCGCCCGCATCATGATCGATGTGATCAGGCAGTGGATCAGTGATGTCTTGCCCGACCCCGTGGCACCCGCGACGAGCAGATGCGGCAGCTTCGTCAGGTTGGCCAGCACGTAGCCGCCCTCGACGTCCTTGCCGAGCGCGACCAGCATCGGATGCTCGTCGCCGACCGCCTCGGCCACACGGAGCACGTCACCGAGGGCGACCAACTCCCGTTCGGTGTTCGGGACTTCGATACCGACCGCCGTACCGCCGGGAATCGGCAAGGTGACCCGCACGTCCGGGCTGGCGACCGCGTACGCGATGTTCCTCGTCAACGCGATGATCCGCTCGGCCCTTACGGCGGGGCCGAGCTCGACCTCGTAGCGTGTCACCGTCGGCCCGCGCGTGAAGCCGGTGACGGCTGCGTCGATCTTGAACCCGGAGAACACGTCGTTGAGCGCGGCGAGCACCGCGCCGTCGTCGAGGGGCGTCGGCCGCGTGTTCCCCGTCTCCCGGGCCGCTTTGACGGCCCGGGCAATGGTCACCCGGTATTCGAGCGCGCTCCAGA
It encodes:
- a CDS encoding PP2C family protein-serine/threonine phosphatase; protein product: MSMTAGGEGGGPGRPPDSGATPRPGVELEQIAAQLRELATAKDRLQGLLDAVLAISQETDLPAVLHRIVTTAMDLVGARYGALGVLDESGGQLAQFITAGLSESERGDLAGIDFPRGRGVLGHLIHHPEPLRVDDIPSHPASTGFPPGHPRMRTLLGVAISVRGTIYGDLYLSERRDGRPFDRDDEDIVVALAGAAGIAIENVRLFEQIRDSAEHFQRLLLPTLPDLHPFTAAAIYRPALAPGHLGGDWYDALWLPDNACAVVIGDVVGHDTRAAAAMAQTRSMLRALLFDRFTPPSGVLTQLDRTLHAITDLPVTTSCLARIEPAEDGWRLHWSTAGHLPPLLIGPDRHVAYLHAEPGLPLGVDLGQDRPDHTRPMPAGATVLFFTDGLVEHPDHPIDHGLARLAELAASHVDLPPDDFVRFLADHHPGDGHDDMALLALRTPHD
- a CDS encoding caspase, EACC1-associated type: MPGSRDALLVATGEYENPALRRLRSPARDAAGLAEVLQDPQIGAFDVTQVIDRPHHEVNRRLETFFLDRSRDDVLLLHLSCHGVKDDNGLLHFAARDTDRRLLASTAVSAAFVHDQMRRCRAKSIVVLLDCCYSGAFLPGAKGDTAVHVTEELAGHGRAILTATNRTEYAWEGDHLTEMAPEPSRFTGAVIDGLRTGDADRDQDGVVSVHELYDYVYERVLAAGVKQRPQLWSALEYRVTIARAVKAARETGNTRPTPLDDGAVLAALNDVFSGFKIDAAVTGFTRGPTVTRYEVELGPAVRAERIIALTRNIAYAVASPDVRVTLPIPGGTAVGIEVPNTERELVALGDVLRVAEAVGDEHPMLVALGKDVEGGYVLANLTKLPHLLVAGATGSGKTSLIHCLITSIMMRATPEDVRMMLVDPQRVALTAYKDIPHLITPVITDGNRVVEALQWIVREMDLRYDDLATYGYRHIDDFNRAAREGSVSAPEGDRQRVRPHPYLLVVVHELADLMTAPPRKVEDAIVPIARLAHTVGIHLVLATQEPATGVVTDLIRAKLSSRLAFGTSSLVDSQIILDRPGAEKLMGRGDGLFLPTDANEPVRLQGAFVTQEEIAAVVAQWTGRLALQEWDLGPLVFKGYTATVTLHADRAEIKRKLMGKAGGARDCVIPLADVVTVRSKEPSRLVNGYVQLATAQDQEPLRFASGQAQKSMANNSRTVMFSWNQRETYAAYLAAVTTRVRTRRGDRFG